A region of Planktomarina temperata RCA23 DNA encodes the following proteins:
- a CDS encoding D-amino-acid transaminase: MTRTVYVNGKYLPENEATVSIFDRGFLFADGVYEVTSVLDGKLIDFDGHARRLARSLGELGMRNPIATEDLLEVHRELVRANGIVEGLIYLQITRGAAADRDFAYPSEDTPPTIVLFTQNKPGLADSPMAKTGIKVISIEDQRWARRDIKTVQLLYPSMGKMMAKAAGCDDAWMVEDGAVTEGTSNNAYIVKGGKIITRHLSNDILHGITRAAVLRFAREAQMEVEERAFTVAEAQDADEAFFTSASAFVMPVVELDGAAIGTGAPGPVATRLREIYLDESRKVAI, encoded by the coding sequence ATGACACGCACCGTATATGTAAACGGCAAGTATTTGCCGGAAAATGAAGCGACGGTTTCAATTTTCGATCGAGGCTTTCTTTTCGCCGATGGCGTCTATGAGGTGACGTCGGTTTTGGATGGGAAGCTTATTGATTTTGATGGCCATGCGCGGCGTTTGGCGCGTTCACTGGGCGAGCTGGGCATGCGCAATCCGATTGCGACCGAAGATTTGCTTGAGGTGCACCGGGAGTTGGTCCGAGCGAACGGCATCGTTGAGGGGCTGATCTATTTGCAGATCACTCGCGGCGCGGCTGCTGATCGCGATTTTGCCTATCCCAGTGAAGACACGCCGCCGACCATCGTTTTGTTCACACAAAATAAACCAGGTCTTGCGGACAGCCCGATGGCGAAGACAGGCATTAAGGTGATCTCTATTGAGGACCAGCGCTGGGCCCGCCGGGACATCAAGACCGTGCAATTGCTCTATCCTTCCATGGGCAAGATGATGGCCAAGGCCGCCGGCTGTGATGATGCTTGGATGGTTGAGGATGGTGCTGTCACAGAAGGCACCTCGAACAACGCCTATATCGTTAAAGGTGGCAAGATCATCACTCGGCATTTGTCGAATGACATTTTGCATGGCATCACCCGTGCCGCGGTGTTGCGCTTTGCCCGTGAAGCGCAAATGGAAGTGGAAGAGCGCGCCTTCACAGTGGCCGAAGCGCAGGATGCAGATGAGGCCTTTTTTACATCGGCTTCGGCCTTTGTGATGCCTGTGGTTGAGCTGGATGGTGCGGCGATTGGGACCGGTGCACCGGGGCCTGTGGCCACACGGTTGCGGGAAATCTATCTTGATGAGTCGCGCAAAGTGGCAATTTAA
- a CDS encoding OmpA family protein — translation MAFRTKIGLIAFCVGLSALGWLAYSSWLNRIEARIAQRVTLDGLELDHPLQISVNGRVVTVSGWVNSEAERARVLRHLHPHGPDITVADRMSVLAEARPYVTQIIRDAQGLRVSGYAPSQAALEAVAAQIGAGAADLQLASGISQARWRGAMESAIKSLSHLHSATLRLEDSQLHLTATARLPDDAQAARAALPAGYDSQVEIEVLDDGQPFALSVQLSQGQLTAMGKFPTGVLPQIVPEDIGRPARALRIEQARIDDADGQFTQALRAALRAMAQVQSGQLEVSKERIEITGLVNRAGLLRAERALRKRPANTELMRRLEIYDDGQPFYLLAEFDGAEVQFRGKIPYGVKLSALATRFEAQRSENLVQAEITDGARDWTGALVAGLAGLREMQHGRLMVAPGSLHLSGTVTTPEIQAKIEAHLAQKPAEFLLTRRFDLVDDGTPPDFTLAYDAQSGARLSGKLPKGLDAAQITQILQLPYIEDTAQVGLIGRADFTRQVLRVLADWLRHFEQFEFQYSAGQLALKGVAAPGVAAEGLAAALSSRFVIATEISEAGPSADIGAERIHARSGLLERREPGAWVPVYSFEPTAARCSAATSTILEQEHLRFGEGLALFDVSAAPALAHLAGVIGHCLRNSALRVDAVDHSFSMQSEAENDQLSRARARALVAALTSRGLTKERIQPKGFGDRRPHDTQQLSFAQPADRIEFIWDEQP, via the coding sequence GTGGCTTTCAGAACGAAAATTGGATTAATCGCGTTTTGCGTGGGATTGAGCGCTTTGGGATGGTTGGCCTACTCCAGTTGGCTGAACCGCATTGAAGCGCGCATTGCCCAACGGGTCACGCTAGACGGGCTTGAGCTGGACCATCCGTTGCAAATTTCGGTCAATGGTCGCGTGGTTACAGTGTCAGGATGGGTCAATTCTGAGGCAGAGCGTGCCCGGGTGTTGCGTCATTTGCACCCCCATGGGCCAGATATCACTGTGGCAGATCGCATGTCGGTGTTGGCGGAGGCCCGCCCCTATGTGACACAAATCATCCGCGATGCGCAGGGGCTGCGGGTGTCAGGCTATGCCCCCAGCCAAGCGGCGCTTGAAGCGGTCGCGGCGCAGATTGGGGCAGGCGCTGCCGATTTGCAATTGGCCTCTGGCATATCCCAAGCGCGGTGGCGGGGGGCCATGGAAAGCGCCATCAAAAGCCTTTCGCATTTGCACTCTGCTACATTACGGCTTGAAGACAGCCAGCTTCATTTGACCGCCACGGCGCGATTGCCCGATGATGCGCAAGCGGCGCGTGCGGCTTTGCCGGCGGGATATGACAGCCAAGTGGAGATTGAGGTTCTTGACGACGGACAGCCCTTTGCGCTGTCGGTGCAGCTCTCACAGGGCCAGCTGACGGCCATGGGAAAATTTCCGACGGGCGTATTGCCGCAAATTGTACCGGAAGACATCGGCAGGCCAGCGCGGGCGTTGCGCATTGAACAGGCGAGAATTGACGATGCTGACGGCCAGTTTACCCAAGCCCTGCGGGCCGCTTTGAGGGCTATGGCACAGGTGCAATCAGGCCAGCTTGAAGTGTCAAAGGAGAGAATTGAGATCACGGGCCTGGTCAACCGTGCGGGGCTATTGCGTGCTGAGCGCGCTTTGCGGAAAAGACCTGCGAACACTGAGCTGATGCGCCGCCTGGAAATTTACGATGACGGCCAGCCGTTCTACCTCTTGGCGGAATTTGACGGCGCCGAAGTTCAGTTTCGCGGTAAGATCCCCTATGGGGTGAAGCTCTCTGCTTTGGCCACACGCTTTGAGGCACAGCGCTCCGAAAATTTGGTGCAGGCGGAGATCACGGACGGCGCGCGCGATTGGACAGGCGCCTTGGTTGCGGGTTTGGCTGGTTTGCGCGAGATGCAACATGGCCGTTTGATGGTGGCGCCGGGATCGCTTCACCTGTCGGGCACCGTAACCACGCCTGAAATACAGGCGAAAATCGAGGCGCATTTGGCGCAAAAGCCAGCGGAATTTTTGCTCACGCGCCGGTTTGATCTGGTGGATGATGGCACGCCGCCGGATTTCACACTTGCCTATGATGCCCAAAGCGGCGCACGCCTGTCCGGGAAATTGCCCAAGGGTTTGGATGCCGCGCAGATTACTCAGATTTTGCAGCTGCCCTATATTGAGGATACGGCCCAGGTGGGTTTGATCGGACGGGCGGATTTTACGCGGCAGGTCTTAAGAGTTCTGGCGGATTGGCTGCGGCACTTTGAGCAGTTTGAGTTCCAGTATTCTGCAGGGCAGCTGGCCCTAAAGGGTGTGGCTGCGCCGGGTGTGGCAGCTGAGGGTTTGGCTGCAGCTTTGTCGTCGCGGTTTGTGATTGCCACTGAAATTTCGGAGGCTGGGCCGAGCGCGGATATCGGCGCAGAGCGCATTCATGCCCGAAGCGGGCTTTTGGAGCGCCGAGAGCCTGGGGCCTGGGTGCCGGTCTATAGTTTTGAGCCGACAGCCGCGCGGTGCAGCGCTGCCACATCGACTATTTTGGAGCAGGAACACCTCAGGTTCGGGGAGGGTCTTGCGCTCTTTGATGTCAGCGCCGCGCCCGCATTGGCGCATTTGGCCGGGGTGATTGGTCATTGTTTGCGAAACTCTGCGCTGCGTGTTGACGCGGTCGATCATAGTTTTTCGATGCAAAGCGAGGCGGAGAATGACCAACTCAGCCGGGCACGGGCCAGGGCTTTGGTCGCGGCATTAACCTCGCGCGGCCTGACCAAAGAGCGCATTCAGCCAAAGGGATTCGGAGATCGCAGGCCGCATGATACGCAACAGCTGTCCTTTGCGCAGCCTGCGGACCGCATTGAATTCATTTGGGACGAGCAGCCATGA
- a CDS encoding DUF1244 domain-containing protein, with translation MDAQLKLELEAAAFRRLQQHLIQDRPDVQNIDMMNLTGFCRNCLSRWYQEAAQEAGVEMSKAEARETFYGMPFERWKDAHQTEASPDAQAKFAKSHD, from the coding sequence ATGGACGCGCAACTAAAATTAGAACTTGAAGCCGCCGCCTTCCGCCGCCTGCAGCAACATCTCATCCAAGACCGCCCGGATGTGCAGAACATTGATATGATGAATCTTACAGGATTTTGCCGCAATTGCCTGTCGCGTTGGTATCAGGAAGCGGCACAAGAGGCTGGTGTTGAAATGAGCAAAGCAGAGGCGCGCGAAACTTTCTATGGTATGCCGTTTGAGCGCTGGAAAGACGCGCATCAAACCGAAGCCAGCCCAGACGCCCAGGCAAAATTTGCCAAGAGCCACGACTAG
- a CDS encoding N-formylglutamate amidohydrolase — protein sequence MSDEYPFSITGPEHKGPWLITCDHAANRVPPEINNGSLGLPADDMNRHIAYDVGAKGLSLALGRHLKAPVLCSNFSRLVIDPNRGEDDPTLLMKLYDGSLIPANRNADAVEITRRLEAYHRPYHAAYAKLAASDPAIVAIHSFTPQLVGRPKRPWDIGILFADDRRLADPFIARLQARGDLTVGINEPYDGHLPGDSIDRHALRQGRLNILIEVRNDLIETSKDQEVWAALLAPLLQSALAEVQSHPPSQG from the coding sequence ATGAGCGACGAATACCCATTTTCCATTACAGGACCCGAACATAAAGGGCCATGGCTTATTACATGTGATCACGCAGCCAATCGCGTGCCGCCGGAGATAAACAACGGCAGCCTGGGATTGCCGGCCGATGATATGAACCGCCATATTGCTTACGACGTGGGGGCCAAAGGGCTTAGCCTTGCGCTGGGAAGGCACCTAAAAGCGCCCGTCTTATGCAGCAATTTCTCCCGCTTGGTGATTGATCCCAACCGTGGAGAAGATGATCCTACTTTGCTCATGAAGCTCTATGACGGCAGCCTAATTCCTGCAAATCGCAACGCCGATGCGGTTGAAATTACGCGCCGGCTCGAGGCCTATCACCGCCCCTATCATGCGGCCTATGCCAAGCTCGCTGCATCCGACCCTGCCATTGTTGCCATTCACTCCTTCACGCCGCAGCTTGTCGGCCGGCCAAAACGGCCTTGGGACATCGGCATCCTCTTTGCCGACGACCGCCGCCTGGCCGATCCGTTTATCGCACGATTGCAAGCGCGTGGAGATCTGACCGTTGGCATCAATGAGCCCTATGATGGGCATTTGCCCGGCGACAGCATCGATCGCCACGCCCTGCGTCAGGGACGGCTCAATATCTTGATTGAAGTCAGAAATGATTTAATCGAAACTTCCAAGGACCAAGAAGTTTGGGCCGCGCTTTTGGCGCCCCTCCTACAATCGGCCCTGGCAGAGGTGCAATCGCACCCCCCATCACAAGGATGA
- the pyk gene encoding pyruvate kinase translates to MKRDRNVKIVATLGPASNDYDMIRALHEAGADVFRLNMSHGDHSEIAARHAIIRQVEKDLNSPIAILADLQGPKLRVGTFEKGEEDLLTGAAFRLDLQDLPGDINRVTLPHPEIFQALEPGARLLVNDGKIRLKVQSCGPDFAECVVEAGGMISNRKGVNVPDVVLPLKALSAKDRADLEFACNLGVDWLALSFVQRPEDVYEARALANGRAAVLSKIEKPAAVTAFDEILRVSDGIMVARGDLGVELPVQAVPPIQKQLVRKCRAAAKPVIVATQMLESMIESPMPTRAEVSDVANSIYEGTDAIMLSAESAAGLFPIEAVTTMNNVAIEVERDPTYTAILEASRSVQGKSVADSIVAAAREIAETTDVKAIACFTSSGTTASLTARERPRVPIIALTANISTARRLSLTWGTNCVITGPVDRFKTAVVAAVRAAVSQGFAEESDQITVTAGVPFNQAGTTNILRVAPCEERLIFRSEPDS, encoded by the coding sequence ATGAAACGTGATAGAAACGTAAAAATCGTCGCCACACTGGGTCCGGCGTCAAATGATTATGACATGATCCGGGCTTTACACGAGGCGGGTGCAGATGTGTTTCGTCTGAATATGTCCCATGGGGATCATTCGGAAATTGCCGCACGCCATGCGATCATTCGGCAGGTTGAGAAAGATCTGAACAGTCCAATCGCGATCTTGGCTGATCTGCAAGGACCAAAGCTGCGGGTTGGAACCTTTGAAAAGGGCGAAGAAGATTTGCTCACCGGAGCAGCTTTTCGTTTAGACTTGCAAGATCTTCCGGGTGATATCAATCGCGTGACCCTCCCGCATCCTGAGATTTTTCAGGCGTTGGAGCCGGGTGCACGGCTCTTGGTCAATGATGGCAAGATTCGCCTGAAGGTGCAAAGCTGTGGCCCTGATTTTGCGGAATGTGTGGTCGAAGCTGGCGGCATGATTTCAAACCGCAAGGGTGTGAACGTGCCGGATGTGGTTTTGCCGCTCAAAGCCCTTTCTGCCAAGGATAGGGCAGATCTGGAGTTTGCCTGCAATTTGGGCGTCGATTGGCTGGCTCTGTCCTTTGTGCAGCGCCCTGAAGATGTCTATGAGGCGCGTGCTTTGGCCAATGGTCGGGCTGCTGTTTTGTCGAAGATTGAAAAACCTGCGGCAGTGACGGCCTTTGATGAGATTTTGCGCGTTAGCGACGGGATCATGGTAGCACGCGGCGATCTGGGGGTCGAGCTTCCGGTGCAGGCGGTTCCGCCTATCCAAAAACAATTGGTGCGCAAATGCCGGGCGGCTGCAAAGCCCGTGATTGTCGCCACGCAGATGCTGGAAAGTATGATCGAAAGCCCCATGCCGACCCGCGCTGAGGTCAGCGACGTTGCCAATTCGATCTATGAAGGCACAGACGCGATCATGCTTTCGGCGGAATCGGCTGCCGGTCTATTTCCCATTGAAGCGGTCACCACGATGAACAATGTGGCCATCGAGGTCGAGCGTGACCCAACCTATACGGCGATTTTAGAGGCCAGTCGGAGTGTGCAGGGCAAATCTGTGGCCGATAGCATTGTGGCGGCTGCGCGGGAAATTGCCGAAACGACCGATGTTAAAGCGATTGCATGCTTTACCTCGTCGGGCACAACTGCCAGTTTAACCGCGCGGGAACGTCCACGGGTGCCGATCATTGCTTTGACGGCAAATATCAGTACCGCGCGGCGTTTGAGCCTGACCTGGGGCACGAATTGCGTGATCACCGGGCCGGTAGATCGCTTTAAGACGGCGGTTGTGGCGGCCGTACGGGCCGCAGTCAGCCAAGGTTTTGCCGAAGAGAGCGATCAAATCACCGTGACAGCTGGGGTTCCGTTTAACCAAGCTGGAACAACGAATATTCTGCGCGTTGCGCCTTGTGAGGAGCGGTTGATCTTCCGATCTGAACCGGACAGCTAA
- the rpmI gene encoding 50S ribosomal protein L35: MPKMKTKSSAKKRFKVSATGKVMAAQAGKRHGMIKRTRKFIRDARGTTTLSAPDAKIVKSYMPYDR; this comes from the coding sequence ATGCCCAAAATGAAGACCAAGTCGAGCGCAAAAAAGCGCTTCAAGGTGTCAGCGACCGGTAAGGTCATGGCGGCACAAGCTGGCAAACGCCACGGTATGATCAAACGTACTCGTAAATTCATTCGTGACGCCCGCGGCACGACCACTCTGTCTGCTCCTGACGCGAAGATCGTCAAGAGCTACATGCCCTACGACCGCTAA
- the rplT gene encoding 50S ribosomal protein L20, which produces MSRVKGGTVTHARHKKIIKAAKGYSGRRKNLFKTATQAVDKANQYATRDRKARKRNFRSLWIQRINAACRSHDETLSYSRFINGLSLAGIEVDRKVLADLAVHEPDAFGAIVTKAQAALA; this is translated from the coding sequence ATGTCACGTGTTAAAGGTGGGACAGTAACCCACGCCCGTCACAAGAAAATCATTAAAGCTGCCAAAGGCTATTCTGGCCGCCGGAAGAATCTGTTCAAAACAGCGACCCAGGCCGTCGATAAGGCCAACCAATACGCCACGCGCGACCGGAAGGCCCGCAAGCGTAATTTCCGTAGCCTGTGGATCCAGCGTATCAATGCAGCATGCCGGAGCCATGATGAGACTTTGTCTTACAGCCGTTTCATCAACGGTCTGTCCTTGGCTGGTATCGAAGTGGATCGCAAAGTTTTGGCTGATCTGGCCGTACACGAACCTGACGCTTTTGGCGCAATCGTGACCAAAGCGCAGGCTGCGCTGGCTTAA
- a CDS encoding S8 family serine peptidase, whose translation MVRFISAPILYCMVSTVLVPISAEAQDFKRSFWLHSALAQATETRQAPFTVSLASGLNSVIGNAAMAGIGLSVVGALALGQTDQVSGAGGSLSQNALPTGDYRDTTQGAYGTEYRYNANLAQLNVLPLNNYGYDGTGINVAVVDSGIDASHPEFLNSTIRGYDFSNSATGYGGDPNGHGTHVASIIAGDADGTGMRGVAYDATLYSYRVDADGDGTFEALNTDSRTAAVARRHITDNIQVSNNSWGRKGDVTSYTNSQVRSSYRLSIAAFADAQAAGTLFVVAAGNSGNSEVSIDGGLPYHAPELVDAWLVVVASDENGVETGFTNRCGVAAAFCVTAPGNRVLAADAGTTGYVSLSGTSMAAPFVSGLAAALMEKFPNLTPKQIATRIKTTASLAPLKGFFGETLANDGTAAMEAIFGHGLVDSGAAAAQIGNLTYALGPDVSRGQDLSQSKLALPAGVGRDLAKQIMADDFVVFDSFDNAMFTVSGSQVFEAAAAGFVPSYGAGSATIDAIGGSVKARRALHSQPKEQLIFSFLQQGDTPITADYWQGMAALFAPQPFVVPAAKLRMSWECRQGSISSLMPFLSFGSGALGQGSDRSLEIGLASKVRLGGAIDLISSISVGEQAINFGLDDQSDLIGLVKAEFGVNATLNAANRFFLRYEQSRYSDRAATESDFGMSAARADSWMMGVETQLPEADLTVGVRNDYALSQGTVSLMTPASMLKDGTILYDHKSYGLDRSVRLRPFVAVQHDTYGGTLNFGARFGSWDRSDLEGVELSFSRQF comes from the coding sequence ATGGTTCGTTTTATTTCAGCTCCTATTTTATACTGCATGGTTTCTACGGTGCTTGTTCCAATCAGCGCCGAAGCTCAAGACTTTAAGCGTTCATTCTGGCTGCACAGTGCATTGGCCCAAGCGACTGAGACTCGACAGGCGCCGTTCACCGTGTCGCTTGCCTCTGGTCTCAATAGTGTGATCGGCAATGCGGCAATGGCCGGCATTGGGTTGTCTGTGGTGGGCGCCCTTGCTCTGGGCCAAACGGATCAAGTCTCGGGCGCTGGGGGAAGCCTGTCGCAAAACGCGCTTCCCACGGGCGATTACCGCGACACGACGCAAGGGGCCTATGGCACCGAATACCGCTACAATGCCAATTTGGCGCAATTAAATGTATTGCCGCTCAACAATTATGGTTACGACGGAACTGGGATCAATGTCGCGGTGGTGGATTCTGGTATCGACGCCAGTCACCCTGAATTTCTGAATTCGACGATCCGTGGCTATGATTTTTCCAATAGCGCAACTGGCTATGGTGGCGATCCAAATGGGCATGGAACGCATGTGGCGTCGATTATTGCCGGTGATGCGGATGGTACCGGAATGCGCGGGGTGGCCTATGATGCCACTCTTTATTCTTATCGGGTAGATGCAGATGGGGACGGAACTTTTGAAGCGCTCAACACCGATTCTCGAACTGCAGCTGTTGCGCGCCGCCATATCACGGACAATATTCAAGTCTCAAACAACAGCTGGGGCAGGAAAGGGGACGTGACCAGCTATACGAACAGCCAAGTGCGCAGCTCTTATCGTCTTAGTATTGCGGCTTTTGCTGATGCGCAGGCGGCTGGCACGCTCTTCGTTGTTGCGGCGGGCAATTCTGGCAATTCTGAGGTGTCCATAGATGGCGGGTTGCCTTATCATGCGCCTGAGCTTGTTGATGCTTGGCTGGTGGTTGTTGCATCAGATGAGAATGGAGTGGAAACCGGATTCACCAATCGCTGCGGCGTGGCGGCGGCTTTTTGTGTGACGGCTCCGGGCAATCGAGTTCTGGCGGCTGATGCGGGAACCACTGGCTATGTCTCCTTGAGTGGCACGTCTATGGCCGCGCCTTTCGTCAGCGGACTTGCGGCAGCTTTGATGGAAAAATTCCCAAACCTCACACCAAAACAGATTGCCACACGGATCAAAACCACCGCCTCACTTGCGCCTCTTAAGGGTTTTTTTGGCGAGACATTGGCGAATGACGGGACCGCCGCTATGGAGGCAATTTTCGGTCACGGTTTGGTAGATTCTGGCGCTGCCGCCGCTCAGATTGGCAATTTAACCTATGCTTTGGGACCTGACGTGAGCCGGGGTCAGGACTTGAGCCAATCAAAACTAGCGCTCCCGGCCGGCGTGGGGCGCGATCTGGCCAAACAAATCATGGCCGATGATTTTGTAGTGTTTGATTCCTTTGATAATGCCATGTTCACCGTTTCAGGATCCCAGGTCTTTGAAGCAGCGGCTGCGGGCTTTGTGCCGAGCTACGGTGCAGGTTCCGCAACAATTGATGCGATAGGTGGCAGCGTTAAGGCCCGTCGTGCCTTACACAGCCAGCCAAAAGAACAGCTGATTTTCAGCTTTTTGCAGCAGGGAGATACTCCAATCACTGCGGATTATTGGCAGGGGATGGCGGCTTTATTCGCGCCGCAACCCTTCGTGGTCCCGGCCGCTAAGCTGCGCATGAGTTGGGAGTGCCGCCAGGGTTCCATATCATCTTTGATGCCGTTTTTATCTTTTGGCAGCGGCGCTTTAGGGCAAGGGTCGGATCGATCTCTTGAGATTGGTTTGGCAAGTAAGGTTCGGCTTGGCGGGGCGATAGATCTGATCTCTTCGATTTCAGTTGGCGAGCAGGCGATTAATTTCGGTCTGGACGATCAAAGCGATCTTATCGGGCTTGTGAAAGCTGAATTCGGGGTGAACGCAACTCTCAACGCGGCCAATCGATTTTTCTTGCGCTATGAACAAAGCCGATATTCCGACAGGGCGGCCACTGAGTCTGACTTTGGCATGTCCGCGGCGCGGGCAGACAGTTGGATGATGGGTGTCGAAACGCAGCTACCGGAGGCGGATTTAACGGTGGGTGTGCGAAATGACTACGCATTGTCACAGGGGACCGTGTCGCTCATGACGCCGGCCAGCATGTTGAAAGATGGGACAATTCTATATGATCATAAATCATATGGCCTTGACCGATCTGTGCGGCTGCGCCCCTTCGTGGCGGTGCAGCATGACACATACGGCGGGACGCTGAATTTTGGGGCACGTTTTGGCTCTTGGGACAGGTCAGATTTGGAGGGGGTCGAATTAAGCTTTTCGCGTCAATTTTAA
- a CDS encoding lysophospholipid acyltransferase family protein, protein MLEIAPYGAFTLGGSLEFHHTTVMISRLVKTLWQHVRYIPLLSALTISRGRAFDRRAQAFGGLVGLLVRFFPLARRRVEAELRRVYPDMPRRERLDLCRNMGRNMGRTLYEILHCSEFQTLHHRNTVSGQGLEALQKAHAEGKGAIIVSGHFGQWEAVRSTLKSLGLETGAVYRPQTNRHYERRLYSGIAAGGQPILATGKIGTRALVRHVQSGGFIAILLDEKYPDGERLPFLGQPALTALVAAQLAIKYDVPLVPAFGTRMEDGTKFSVEFDAPIPATDSITMTQAFNDNLSARILANPDQWYWLLGRWKGA, encoded by the coding sequence ATGTTGGAGATCGCGCCTTACGGCGCTTTTACCCTTGGCGGGTCGCTCGAATTCCATCATACGACGGTGATGATTTCGCGTTTGGTCAAAACCCTGTGGCAGCACGTCCGCTATATCCCGCTGCTGTCAGCCTTAACCATCTCCCGTGGTCGCGCTTTTGACCGCCGAGCTCAGGCTTTTGGAGGGTTGGTTGGTCTCTTGGTCCGATTCTTTCCCTTGGCACGCCGGCGCGTTGAGGCTGAATTGCGGCGTGTTTATCCGGATATGCCGCGCCGGGAGCGCTTGGATCTGTGCCGAAATATGGGCCGCAACATGGGGCGCACCCTGTATGAAATCCTGCATTGCAGCGAATTTCAAACCCTACACCACCGCAACACCGTGTCCGGCCAGGGGCTTGAAGCCCTGCAAAAAGCTCATGCAGAGGGAAAGGGGGCCATCATCGTCTCAGGCCATTTTGGCCAATGGGAGGCGGTGCGCTCAACACTCAAGTCATTGGGGCTAGAGACAGGCGCTGTCTATCGACCGCAAACCAATCGACATTATGAGCGGCGCCTCTATTCGGGCATCGCAGCTGGCGGGCAGCCTATTCTGGCCACTGGGAAAATTGGCACCCGCGCCCTGGTGCGCCATGTGCAATCTGGCGGTTTCATCGCAATTTTACTGGATGAGAAATATCCCGATGGGGAACGGTTGCCGTTTTTGGGACAACCGGCGCTCACCGCTCTGGTCGCGGCGCAATTGGCGATCAAATATGATGTACCGCTGGTGCCTGCTTTCGGCACCCGTATGGAGGATGGCACAAAATTCTCTGTAGAATTTGATGCCCCTATTCCCGCCACGGATAGCATCACGATGACCCAGGCCTTCAATGACAATCTGTCAGCGCGCATCTTGGCCAACCCCGATCAATGGTATTGGCTGCTCGGACGTTGGAAGGGCGCCTAA